A genomic segment from Paramixta manurensis encodes:
- the ubiT gene encoding ubiquinone anaerobic biosynthesis accessory factor UbiT — MLNQLRAQCVSKGPAMLRFPLRLTPFTVKKVVLQQLLNWQFRHAVEEGELDFLTGRWLGVEITDLALNWAVSLDDEGRLQVALREQADVWFRGNANDLVLVAARKVDPDTLFFQRRLVIEGDTELGLEVKNLMDAIDLDAMPGPLRIGLLQLADFVEAGLNEDAISQGNRAGESC, encoded by the coding sequence GTGTTGAACCAGCTTCGTGCGCAATGCGTTAGCAAAGGCCCGGCAATGTTGCGATTTCCGTTGCGGCTGACCCCTTTCACGGTAAAAAAAGTGGTGCTGCAACAACTCCTGAATTGGCAATTTCGTCATGCGGTAGAAGAAGGTGAGTTAGACTTTTTAACCGGTCGCTGGCTGGGCGTGGAGATCACCGATCTGGCACTCAACTGGGCGGTCAGTCTGGATGACGAAGGGCGGTTACAGGTCGCCCTCCGTGAGCAGGCGGATGTCTGGTTTCGCGGCAATGCCAATGATTTAGTGTTGGTCGCGGCGCGCAAAGTGGATCCGGATACGTTATTTTTTCAGCGTCGTTTAGTGATCGAAGGCGACACGGAGCTGGGGCTGGAAGTGAAAAATTTGATGGATGCGATTGACCTGGATGCCATGCCGGGGCCTTTGCGCATCGGATTATTGCAATTGGCTGATTTTGTTGAGGCCGGATTGAATGAGGACGCGATATCCCAAGGGAATCGCGCAGGTGAGTCATGTTAA
- the ubiU gene encoding ubiquinone anaerobic biosynthesis protein UbiU — protein MELLCPAGNLPALKTAIENGADAVYIGLKDDTNARHFAGLNFTDKRLQEASRFVHQHRRKLHIAINTFAHPDGYIRWQNAVDRAADIGADALILADLAMLEYAAERYPHIERHVSVQASATNLEAVKFYQRHFGVARVVLPRVLSIHQVRQLARVTPVPLEVFAFGSLCIMAEGRCYLSSWLTGESPNTVGACSPARFVRWQQTPHGLESRLNEVLIDRYDAGENAGYPTLCKGRYQVDGNRYHVLEEPTSLNTLELLPELMQANIASVKIEGRQRSPAYVAQVAKIWRQAIDRCASDPAHFNVQQNWMTELGALSEGTQTTLGAYHRKWQ, from the coding sequence ATGGAACTTCTTTGCCCTGCGGGAAACCTCCCCGCCCTAAAGACAGCCATCGAGAACGGTGCGGATGCTGTCTACATTGGCCTGAAAGATGATACCAATGCCCGCCACTTCGCCGGGCTAAACTTTACGGATAAGCGCCTGCAGGAGGCATCGCGTTTTGTGCATCAACACCGGCGTAAACTCCATATCGCCATTAACACTTTTGCACATCCCGATGGTTATATTCGCTGGCAAAATGCCGTTGACCGCGCGGCGGACATCGGCGCCGATGCGTTGATTCTGGCCGATTTAGCGATGCTTGAATATGCCGCCGAGCGCTATCCACACATTGAACGCCATGTTTCCGTTCAAGCCTCAGCTACCAATTTGGAGGCGGTAAAATTTTATCAGCGGCATTTTGGCGTTGCACGCGTGGTATTGCCGCGGGTGCTATCAATCCATCAGGTGCGTCAGTTGGCGCGCGTGACGCCGGTTCCGCTGGAAGTTTTCGCCTTCGGTAGCCTGTGCATTATGGCAGAGGGGCGTTGCTATCTCTCTTCGTGGCTGACCGGGGAGTCGCCCAACACAGTGGGCGCCTGCTCACCGGCGCGTTTTGTGCGTTGGCAACAGACGCCGCACGGCCTGGAGTCGCGGCTCAATGAGGTACTGATTGATCGCTACGATGCCGGAGAAAATGCGGGCTATCCCACGCTCTGTAAAGGGCGTTATCAGGTGGACGGCAATCGTTACCACGTGCTCGAAGAACCGACCAGCCTGAATACCCTCGAACTCCTGCCCGAGCTAATGCAGGCCAATATCGCTTCGGTAAAAATTGAAGGCCGCCAGCGTAGTCCGGCTTATGTGGCGCAAGTGGCGAAGATTTGGCGTCAGGCGATCGATCGTTGTGCTAGCGATCCGGCGCACTTTAACGTACAGCAAAATTGGATGACAGAATTGGGCGCGCTGTCAGAAGGCACCCAGACCACGCTCGGCGCTTACCATCGCAAATGGCAGTAG
- a CDS encoding YhbP family protein — translation MSDLNHILGYLKKQHVLSLCGRSEDDLWCANCFYVFNQQQMAFWIMSETHTRHGELLVADPRVAGTVNGQTRTVMLIKGVQYRGRASLLQGAQESEARAAYCRRFPVARSASAPLWAISLDELKMTDNTLGFGKKMIWRREAGPAEPAC, via the coding sequence TTGTCCGATCTGAACCACATTCTGGGTTATCTCAAAAAACAGCATGTCCTTTCGCTCTGTGGGCGCAGTGAGGACGATCTATGGTGCGCCAACTGCTTTTACGTGTTTAATCAGCAACAGATGGCGTTTTGGATCATGAGTGAAACGCATACCCGGCACGGTGAGTTGTTGGTTGCCGATCCGCGCGTGGCGGGCACGGTTAACGGGCAGACACGCACCGTCATGTTGATTAAGGGCGTCCAGTACCGTGGGCGAGCGTCTCTCCTGCAGGGCGCGCAGGAAAGTGAGGCGCGAGCAGCCTATTGCCGCCGCTTTCCGGTGGCGCGCAGCGCATCCGCGCCGTTATGGGCGATTTCGCTGGATGAGCTAAAAATGACCGATAACACGCTGGGGTTTGGCAAAAAAATGATCTGGCGGCGCGAAGCTGGCCCGGCAGAGCCAGCTTGCTGA
- a CDS encoding GNAT family N-acetyltransferase — translation MLIRTEIGVDAAGIDSLLRRCFATGAEADLVHQLREDGQLTLGVVATDDEGQVLGYAAFSPVTLQDEDRGWVGLAPLAVDESVRQQGIARQLVYEGLDSLNEFGYAAVVALGDPALFGRFGFSPAARHQLHCKWPGTEAAFQVHKLADNAFEGASGLVEYSAHFNRFD, via the coding sequence ATGTTAATTCGTACGGAAATAGGGGTTGATGCCGCAGGTATCGATAGCCTGCTACGCCGCTGCTTTGCCACCGGCGCGGAAGCGGATTTAGTGCATCAACTACGTGAAGACGGTCAACTGACCCTTGGCGTGGTAGCCACCGATGATGAAGGTCAGGTCTTGGGATACGCGGCTTTCAGTCCGGTCACCTTGCAGGATGAAGATCGGGGATGGGTGGGGCTAGCGCCGCTGGCGGTTGATGAAAGCGTTCGTCAGCAGGGGATTGCCCGGCAATTGGTGTATGAAGGGTTGGACTCGCTGAACGAATTTGGCTATGCCGCCGTGGTGGCGTTGGGCGACCCGGCGCTGTTTGGGCGCTTTGGTTTTTCCCCCGCCGCGCGTCATCAACTGCATTGTAAGTGGCCCGGCACCGAGGCGGCTTTCCAGGTGCATAAACTGGCCGATAATGCTTTTGAGGGTGCCAGCGGTTTAGTGGAGTATAGCGCGCACTTTAATCGTTTCGATTAG
- a CDS encoding luciferase-like monooxygenase: protein MSEKKTVPISVLDLAPIPQGSSAREAFQTSLSLAQLAEKLGYHRYWLAEHHNMTGIASAATSVLIGYLAAHTTTLHLGSGGVMLPNHAPLVIAEQFGTLESLYPGRIDLGLGRAPGSDQRTMMALRRHLSNGQPDSFPDDVAELIRWFDAEDGEPFPVQPVPGLGLKIPVWLLGSSLYSAQLAAQLGLPFSFASHFAPDMLFQALHLYRSNFQPSARLEKPYAMVCINVVAADSDRDARFLFTSMQQQFINLRQGKPGPLPAPVENMDNIWSPSEQYGVQQALSMSVVGDKEKVRQGLSALIRETQADEVMINGQIFDREARLHSFELAAQAASEM from the coding sequence ATGTCTGAGAAAAAAACCGTTCCGATTTCGGTGCTTGACCTGGCGCCGATTCCACAAGGTTCTTCTGCCCGGGAGGCCTTTCAAACTTCGCTGTCGCTGGCTCAGCTAGCGGAAAAGCTTGGGTATCACCGCTACTGGCTAGCAGAACACCATAATATGACGGGTATCGCCAGCGCCGCTACCTCGGTGCTGATCGGCTATCTGGCGGCTCATACCACGACGCTGCATCTCGGTTCCGGCGGTGTGATGCTGCCAAACCATGCGCCACTGGTGATTGCTGAACAGTTCGGTACGCTGGAGTCGCTCTATCCGGGGCGTATTGATTTGGGGCTGGGCCGCGCGCCGGGTTCCGATCAGCGAACCATGATGGCATTGCGGCGCCATCTGAGTAACGGCCAGCCGGACAGTTTTCCGGATGATGTCGCAGAGTTGATCCGTTGGTTTGATGCCGAAGACGGTGAACCATTCCCGGTGCAGCCGGTGCCTGGCTTAGGGCTTAAGATTCCGGTTTGGTTGCTGGGCTCCAGCCTGTACAGCGCTCAGTTGGCGGCGCAGCTTGGCCTGCCTTTCTCCTTCGCCTCCCATTTCGCGCCGGATATGCTCTTCCAGGCACTACACCTGTATCGCAGCAACTTCCAGCCCTCCGCGCGTTTAGAAAAGCCGTATGCCATGGTGTGTATTAACGTGGTCGCCGCCGATAGCGATCGCGACGCACGTTTCTTATTTACCTCTATGCAGCAGCAGTTTATTAATCTGCGCCAAGGTAAACCGGGGCCGCTGCCCGCACCGGTGGAGAATATGGATAATATCTGGTCGCCTTCTGAACAATACGGCGTACAGCAGGCGCTCAGTATGTCCGTGGTGGGCGATAAAGAGAAAGTGCGTCAGGGTCTGTCTGCATTGATTCGTGAAACACAGGCTGATGAAGTCATGATCAATGGCCAGATATTCGATCGCGAAGCGCGTTTACACTCCTTCGAGTTAGCCGCCCAGGCCGCCAGCGAAATGTAA
- a CDS encoding GIY-YIG nuclease family protein, translating to MEKAGIASWRLYILSTAAGALYTGITNDIARRFQQHQSGKGAKALRGKGPLHLLFSCEAGDRASASRLEYQVKQLTRREKLRLIEQQPVSLETWLANRND from the coding sequence ATGGAGAAGGCGGGCATTGCAAGCTGGCGGCTTTATATCCTGAGTACCGCTGCAGGCGCGCTCTATACCGGCATTACAAATGATATTGCCCGGCGGTTTCAGCAGCATCAGAGCGGTAAAGGCGCCAAGGCGCTGCGCGGTAAGGGGCCTTTACATCTGCTGTTTAGCTGTGAGGCGGGCGATCGCGCCAGCGCATCCCGGCTGGAATATCAGGTGAAACAGCTAACGCGCCGGGAGAAGCTTCGGCTGATTGAGCAACAGCCGGTTTCACTGGAGACGTGGTTAGCTAATCGAAACGATTAA
- a CDS encoding U32 family peptidase, protein MKYALGPVLWYWPKSELENFYQAAASSSADVIYLGEAVCSKRRATKFGDWLEIARQLAGSGKQVVLSTLSLVQSPSELSEIKRFVDNGEFLIEANDFGTVNMAAEKTLPFVAGHALNCYNAVTLRLLLKQGMMRWCMPVELSRDWLVNVLRQCDELGIRRQFEVEVFSYGYLPLAYSARCFTARSENRPKDECETCCIRYPQGRRVLSQENQQVFVLNGIQTMSGYCYNLGNDLIGMQGLVDIIRLSPETPQTLTMIDRFRANEQGKTPLMMAQRNDCNGYWHNIAGLALQPN, encoded by the coding sequence ATGAAATATGCATTAGGGCCAGTGTTATGGTACTGGCCGAAGAGTGAGTTAGAGAACTTTTATCAAGCGGCGGCTTCCAGCAGTGCTGATGTAATTTATCTCGGTGAGGCGGTTTGCAGTAAACGGCGCGCCACCAAATTTGGCGACTGGCTTGAGATTGCGCGCCAGTTGGCCGGTAGCGGCAAGCAAGTAGTGCTTAGCACGTTGTCGCTGGTGCAATCGCCGTCAGAACTGAGTGAAATTAAGCGCTTTGTCGATAACGGCGAATTTCTGATTGAAGCGAATGATTTCGGCACCGTCAATATGGCGGCGGAAAAAACCTTACCCTTTGTCGCCGGGCATGCGTTGAACTGCTATAACGCGGTCACACTACGCCTACTGTTGAAACAGGGCATGATGCGCTGGTGTATGCCGGTTGAGCTGTCACGCGATTGGCTGGTTAACGTGTTGCGCCAATGTGATGAGCTGGGAATACGTCGACAGTTTGAAGTGGAAGTCTTTAGCTATGGCTATTTACCGTTAGCTTACTCTGCGCGCTGCTTTACCGCGCGTTCGGAAAACCGCCCAAAAGATGAATGTGAAACCTGTTGTATTCGCTATCCACAAGGGCGCCGGGTGCTGTCACAAGAAAATCAGCAAGTGTTCGTGCTAAACGGTATCCAAACCATGAGCGGCTACTGCTATAACTTGGGTAACGATCTTATTGGTATGCAGGGTTTGGTGGACATCATTCGCTTGTCGCCGGAAACGCCGCAAACGTTGACCATGATTGACCGTTTCCGCGCGAATGAGCAGGGAAAAACGCCGCTCATGATGGCGCAACGTAATGATTGTAATGGGTATTGGCACAATATTGCTGGCCTGGCATTACAGCCAAACTAA
- a CDS encoding AraC family transcriptional regulator — MNPSCSQWQELVSLVGRFITEDGRKNTAIDFLSFGRSSEPAHPVYVSQWASFALMAQGSKTIRLSDELYHYGPGDLLLATMNMPVRSCLTSATPEKPNLGVVISINEERLHAYLDKLRLNETLPLGKTERGITVNKVSMELLDAVLRLIKLLERPQDIPALAPLIEQEIFYRLLTGPEGSRLLNMIMTERPGNKVAKAARWLRENFHQPLKVERLASSVGMSISSLHHHFKAVTAMTPMQYQKQLRLNEARRLMLLERVDAGTAGYRVGYQSASQFSREYSRFYGASPARDIKMLAVEAGTNRPGQ, encoded by the coding sequence ATGAATCCATCGTGTTCGCAATGGCAAGAACTGGTCAGCCTGGTAGGCCGGTTTATTACCGAAGATGGCCGGAAAAATACGGCGATTGATTTTCTCTCGTTTGGGCGTAGTTCCGAGCCTGCGCATCCGGTCTATGTATCGCAATGGGCTAGCTTCGCGTTGATGGCGCAGGGCAGTAAAACCATTCGGCTGAGCGATGAGCTGTATCACTATGGGCCGGGGGATTTATTGCTGGCAACGATGAACATGCCGGTACGCTCATGCCTGACCAGCGCCACGCCGGAAAAGCCTAACTTGGGTGTGGTTATCTCGATCAATGAAGAGCGTCTACACGCGTATTTGGACAAACTGCGCCTGAATGAAACGCTGCCGCTAGGGAAAACCGAGCGAGGGATTACCGTGAATAAAGTCTCAATGGAACTGCTGGATGCGGTACTGCGGTTGATCAAACTGCTGGAGCGTCCACAGGATATTCCCGCGCTGGCGCCGTTGATCGAGCAGGAAATATTTTATCGGCTGCTAACCGGGCCTGAGGGCTCCCGCTTGTTAAATATGATCATGACCGAGCGGCCAGGTAACAAAGTGGCGAAGGCCGCGCGCTGGCTACGGGAGAATTTCCATCAGCCGCTGAAAGTTGAACGCCTGGCAAGTAGCGTCGGCATGAGTATCTCTTCGCTGCATCACCATTTCAAAGCAGTCACCGCAATGACGCCGATGCAATACCAGAAACAGTTACGGCTAAACGAGGCGCGACGCCTTATGTTACTAGAAAGGGTGGATGCCGGTACCGCCGGTTACCGCGTGGGATACCAAAGCGCCTCGCAATTTAGCCGCGAATACAGTCGCTTTTACGGCGCTTCACCGGCGCGCGACATCAAAATGTTGGCGGTCGAGGCCGGGACGAATCGCCCCGGCCAGTGA
- a CDS encoding type 1 glutamine amidotransferase domain-containing protein → MSKKVAVLITDEFEDSEFTSPAQAYTQAGHQVVTIDVQAGKTVTGKQGEAQVKIDKGIDDVDPAEFDALLLPGGHSPDSLRGDDRFVNFTKTFVASGKPIFAICHGPQLLISANGVRGRKMTCVKAIAIDLKNAGADFYDKEVVVDDDKLVTSRTPDDLPAFNRESLRILNATT, encoded by the coding sequence ATGAGCAAGAAAGTTGCGGTACTAATAACCGATGAATTTGAAGACTCTGAATTTACCTCTCCGGCACAAGCGTATACTCAGGCGGGCCATCAAGTGGTGACCATTGATGTACAGGCCGGTAAAACCGTGACCGGTAAGCAAGGTGAAGCGCAGGTTAAGATTGATAAAGGCATTGATGATGTCGACCCTGCTGAATTTGACGCCTTGCTACTACCAGGCGGGCACTCGCCGGATAGCCTGCGTGGTGACGATCGCTTCGTCAATTTTACCAAAACCTTTGTCGCCAGCGGCAAACCGATATTCGCCATTTGCCATGGCCCACAATTATTGATTAGCGCGAACGGCGTGCGCGGTCGCAAAATGACCTGCGTAAAAGCCATTGCGATTGATCTCAAAAATGCGGGCGCTGATTTTTATGATAAAGAAGTCGTGGTAGATGACGACAAACTGGTCACTAGCCGAACCCCTGATGATCTCCCCGCCTTTAACCGCGAATCATTACGTATCCTAAACGCGACGACCTAA